The stretch of DNA ATGAAGCGGCCCGCATCGATCAGTTCGGCGGCGCGGGTTTGGAATTCGGTGTCGTGCAAGATGGAAGTTCGCCGGAGGAAGTCGAGGTGGAATCTGCCGATTCTAGCGGCACCGGCGGGCCGATTCAAAATCGCAGGGAGAAGGCTGCTTCTCGCCCGGTCGACTCCCTGCTCTTGCGGAAGGACGCTTCAGTGGTTGTGGTGCATCCCGGACAGGTCCTGAGGCATGGGGGCGTCGGGCGTGGCGAGCACGAAGCCCCAACGTGATTCGGTGAAGCCGGAGAGCCCGACCAGCAGGGAGTGGAAATCGAATCCGCTTTCGCTGGCCTTGAGGCCGCGATTGACCATCAGTATCCCCAGGATCAGCACGATGACGCCGGAGAACCGGACCAGCTTGGGTTTCAGGCCGGCCGAGATGAGCGCGGCGAACCAGCCGAAGCTGAGCATCACCGGCAGCGTGCCCAGGCCGAAAAAGAACATCAGGAGGGCGCCCTCGACCGGGCTGCCGGTGCCCGCGGCCATGATGTACATGGCTTGCAGCGGGCCGCAGATGATCATGAGGCCGTTGAGCAGGCCGATGACGAAAGGGCTGTGGGACTGCCTCGACTGTGTGCCGATGAAACGCAGCAGGAAGCCTGGGGTCTTGATCTGGAAATGGCTCAAGGCCGGCACCCAGCGCAGCATCCCCAAGCTGAACAGGATCAGGAACAGGCCGGCGGCGATGCCGATGGCTCCCCGAAGCACCGGCGAAAAGGAAAAAATCGATCCGATCAGGCCGAAAACCGCTCCGATGGTCGTGTAGGACAGGGTCTTGCCCGTGCCGTAAAGCAGGTGGGATAGGGGGGATGGTTTGCCGCCGCTGCCGGGTTGGGTGGCATAGGCCAGCACCAGCGCCCCGCACATTCCGACGCAATGGAAACCGGTCAGAAGACCGGTCACAAACAGCAGCCAGTAGTTCATGTCGCGCCCGAGCGTCGGCATCTGGGCCAGAGCGCCCATGCGTTCGTCCAGGAAGAGGATCAGGATGACTCCTAAGATACCCAGGACAATCGCGCCCGGGCGTCTGAGCCAGGCGGAAGGACTCGCGATGGACTGTCGGTTCGCTGCGTTGGTCGAGTTCATGTTTCCGATCGGGTTGTGGTACGGACGAGGTGTGAGGACAGCCAAGAGGCCTCGGAAATTATAAGGCGTGCAGATTTTCTGCCAGTTTGTTCGGCGTCAAATCCGGCCGGATCCTCGGGCCTTGGTGAGAAGGGGGAAAGGACCGTGCCGCAAAAGTGCGTGATATCACACAGATAGCCTGTGTGATACGCCATGCCTGCGCGTGTTCCCGCGCCGCGGCTGCACCGCCGATGCTTGTGAATCAAGCAGCTAAGCACTGGGCACGAATGTTGAAAAAGATTGTTTCGTCGCAGCATTCATTCTCATCAAGAGCGAGGCGAACATGAAAAACTCCCAGCTAGCCCATGTGAAACCCATCGAAAAGCCGAAAACGGTCCGCGCGCGGAAGCAGGATGCGCCGATCGGACCGCTGTTGATCGGCACCGGCCTCGCGTTCGCTTCATTGATCCTGGTGCCTGCGATTGCCACTCAGGTCGGCCTGGGAACCAGTCTGACCGGTGCTCTCCGAATCGCCCTCATGAAAGCTTCCAGCCGCGCCATTCGCGGCTCGGGCGACGGTGCCGAAGCTGCGACCATCAGCTTCAGCTGTCACTGAATTTCCGTCCTCCGGCCGGCCATGCCGGCGTAGACTCCGCAGGCCGTGCAAACCGCTGCGGAGCTTTTTATTATCTGCCTAGATTGATTGATTTTTCGTAAGAGACATCAAGGAGACGATGGATGGACACCGAACCGCGTGTTTGTGACTTGTGCAGTCTGCCCGTGATTCCGCCGGGCTTTCCGCTGAATACGACCAGCGGGCTCAAGGTCTTCTGCTGCGAAGGCTGCCAGGGCATTTACAGGATGCTTCACGAGGCCGACATCCTCGTCGAGGCTGCCGCCAGCCACGCGGAAGGGCCGGATTTACCTCATTCGAACAAATGACCGATAATCAGGGTCGGCTCTCGATCGCTCCGATGGGTGGGGCGTCGGAATGTTTGGCACAGTCAGCGAGGAACTAGATCATGGCTCATGTACACGGCGGGAAGACGATGGCGGAAGCGGCAATGGGCGCGGGGGCGGCGAGGGCGATGGAGCATGGGATGGGGCCCATGATGGCCGGCATGGAGGGCATGATGAATCACGGCGCAATGCAGGGCGCTCGCCACCTGGTCCAGTCATCGCACAACGTTGCCGCGGTCGCCAAGGGGGCGGCGGTAGGCGCCGCCGCGACGGCGGGGACGCATGCCGGCCGCTCGCTGTTCAAGCGGGTGTTCACCCATCCCCTGGTGCTGTTCGGCCTCGGCATGGCCGCAGGCTATTACATTCACAAATATCGCAAGGAGATCATCGGCTCGGCCATGAGCATCGCCGAGGGCGGCAAGGATTTCGTCCTTCAGCAGAGGGAAAATCTCGAGGATCTGCTGGCGGAACGCCAGGAAGGCTCCGAGCGCGGTGATACCTGACACGGTGGGCAAAAACGTACCGGCTGATCGCTATCGTCAGGTCTTGAGACCATGTCACTGAAAAAACAGATTATTTTGCGCTATAGCGGTGCCGGCCATGTGCGTTTCGATCTGCCGGCGGAGCTCTGCGAGGCCTCGGCGCGCGCTCAAATCGAGTCCGCTTTGCGTGCACTCGACGGCGTTTACCGGGTGAGCTTGTCGCCGGGCAGCCGCAAGCTCTCGGTACGATTCGACATCGCCGTGTGCGACCTCAAGACCATCGGGCGGCGGCTGGCCCAGCTGGTCGATGCCGGCGTCGGGCAGGCCGGTCGGGTTCAGGGTGCCGTGAGCGTCTCGGTGGGCCGGCCTCTCGGTTGGCTGCGCCAAAAAGCGCAGGAGGCCGGCGAGACCCTGGCGGCCATGAAAATCGTCGCCCGGCGGACCATGAAAAATTCGCCCAAGCTGCTGACGCCGGCGCGGGAAAGAGGATTCATAGAATTTTTCAACGACGTGCTGGTGCTCTATCTCATCAAGCTGCATTGGCACCTGATCACCCAGCACTGGCTCCGACAGCCTCTTCGCTATCGCTATGAATGGATGGCGGTGTTCTACATGATTTTCCTTCTGGTCCGGTCGCGGCGTCCCCGTAATGTCTGACGTTGCGGGTTCGGGGATTTCCACCCCTCGCGCCACGCCGGCGCCATTTGCCCATGCCTGGCCCCATCTCGAAGTCGTGCATGCCTTGCGGCGGCGCGTCCGGATCCAGGCGCCGGCGCTGCGCAAGGATCCGGAACGCTGCTACCTGTTGCAGATCCTGCTGCTCAAGCACTCCGGGGTGCGGTCGGTACGCGTCGCGGCGGACCTCGGTTCGGTGGCGATCCGCTTCAACCCGGATCAACTGCCGCGCGCGAACCTGCTGCAGGTGGCGGATCACCTGATCGCGAGCCTGGGGCGCCGCAAGCAGGCGCCGGAGGCGCTCGGCGGCGCCGGCAGTGAGGGGGGGCCGGTGCGCGAGTGGCAGTTCGCGATCGAAGGGATGACCTGCGTGTCCTGCGCGCTGCTCATCGAGATGATGTTGAAACGGCAGCCGGGCATCCGCGACGTCTCCGTCAATTTCGCCACGGAAACCGCCACTGTCCGGGCCGTCCTCAGCCGCGACGCCGTCATGGCCGCCATCGCGCGGATCGGTTATCGGGCGCAGGCGGCCGACAGCATCGTCCAGCGCAAACTCATGGTGGCACGGGAAGCCGAGCGTCTGCGGCAGGCGCGCCGCCAGGCTCTGGTATCGGCGCTGCTCAGCGCCCCCGTCGTGGTGCTCGGCATGGTCATGCCGCACGGCCGCGTCTGGGCTTGGCTGAGCGCCATCCTGACGACGCCGGTGGTACTCGGCAGCGGCCGCTCTTTTTTCTCCAAGGCATGGAGACTGGCGGCCCAGGGGACCGCCAACATGGATTCGCTGGTGGCATTGGGGGTCGGTGCCGCCTATGGTTCCAGCGTCGCGGCCTTGCTGACTCGGCGCGGTGAACTTTATTTCGAGGCCGCCGCCGCCATCGTGAGTTTCGTGCTGTACGGCCGCTATCTGGAGGAAACCACCCGCGGCCGTGCCCATGAAGCGATCCGGCGCCTGCTCGACCTGCAACCCGCCACCGCCACCCTCCTCAGGGACGGCGAGGAATTCGAAGTGCCCGTCGAATCCCTGAAGGTGGGCGAGGTGGTGCGCGTGCGTCCGGGCGACCGTTTGCCGACGGACGGCGAAGTGCTTGCCGGCACGTCCGGCGTCGACGAATCCATGGTGACCGGTGAAAGCGTTCCCGTGATCAAGCGGCCCGGCGACCGGGTGATCGGCGGCTGCGTCAATGGCACCGGGGCGCTCCAGGTGAGGGTCACGGCGGTCGGGGAGGATACGGTGCTGGCCGGCATCATCCACATGGTGGGACAGGCGCAGTCGTCGAAACTTCCGATCCAGAAGACCGTGGATCGGGTGTCGGCGGTGTTCGTGCCGACGGTGCTGGTGATTTCGGCCGGCACGTTCATCGGCTGGACCTGGCTTGGCGCCCCGGTTGCCAGAGCATTCGCCAACGCCATCGCGGTACTGCTGATCGCCTGTCCCTGCGCGCTCGGGCTGGCGACGCCGGCAGCCATCATGGTGGGAACGGGACAGGCTGCCCGCAAGGGCATTTTCATCCGCAATGGCGAAAGCCTGGAGATGGCGTCGAAGCTGACCGCCGTCGTGTTCGACAAGACCGGCACCATCACCGAGGGCAAGCCCGAAGTCACCGACATCGTCCGGTTTTCGCGGCTCGGAGAACCCCGCTTGCTCGGCCTGGCGGCGGCGGCGGAAATCGACTCCGAACATTTCCTGGCGCGAGCCATCGTGCGCAAGGCACAGGAGGCCGGCGCCGATTCCCTGGTTTCCCAAGAATTCGACAGTGTGCCGGGACGGGGGATCCGGGCCCGGATTGATCGCCGTGAGGTACTGATAGGCAATGCCGAATGGCTGGCGGAGGCCGGCATCGACCTTGCCGCTGCCCTGCAGGCGGCTTCGAGCCTGGCCGAGCAAGGCAAGACGCCGGTTTTCATGGCGCTGGACGGCAAGCTCGCGGCGGTTTTCGGCATTGCCGACCGCCCCCGTGAACTCGCGCGGACTGCCATCGAAAGGCTGCAGGACCTGAACGTCCGCACGCTGATGGTGACCGGCGACGTGGAGGCGGCCGCGCAACACATCGCGCAGCAGGTGGGCATTGCCGAGGTGACGGCCCGTGCCCGGCCCGAGCAGAAGCTGGAGATCATTCGCGCCCTGCAGGAGCAGGGAGAACGGGTGGGCATGATCGGCGACGGCGTCAACGATGCGCCCGCGCTGGCCGCGGCCGACGTGAGTTTCGCCATAGGTAGCGGCACCGACGTGGCGATCCAGACCGCCGACATGATCATCAGCCAGGGCGATATCAGCCGGGTCGCGGACGGCATGGCGCTCAGCCAGTTCACACTGCGGGTCGTCCATCAGAATCTTGCCTGGGCGTTCGGCTACAATACGATCGCCATCCCGCTCGCAGTCATGGGGCGGTTGAGCCCGATGATCGCGGCGGGCGCCATGGCGTTCAGCTCGGTGTCCGTGGTGTTGAATTCCCTGCGCTTACAGCGGCAATAAGCCGCGTCCAGTTGTCCTCATGGCGCGATTCATCCGTGGATCGCCCATCGTCCTGGGCCTTAGCCCTTTCCGATTTTTTCCGGCCGTTCTGAATAGGGAATGCCTCTTCGGAGGCCATCGGACGCCGTCATGGGATTCGAAACTGATTCGGAGACTGTGGGTGTTATGGTATATTTTGTTGCAAATATGCCTATGGTGAGGAATCACATGTTGTTACGAATTCTTGGCGGGCTGGCGCTGGCCTTGATGCTATCGGCGGGAAGGGTCGCCACGGCCGACACCGGCACGGAAGCTGCGCGCATGGTGGTGGACAAATTGAACGGCGCGCTCATCGATGTGATGAAAAATGCAAAACAACTGGGTTATCAAGGACGTTACAAGAAACTTGACCCCGTGGTGCGAGAGGTTTTCCAGTTCGAAGCCGTGGCCCAGATCGCCTTGGGTTCGCACTGGAAGACGCTGAGCGACGAGCAGAAGCGGGAATTCGTGAAAAAGCTCACGGAACTGAGCATCGCCACCTACGCCGCCCAGTTCAACAGCTATGGCGGCGAACAGTTCCAGTACGATTCGGATCAGGTGGTCAAACCCGACCGTGTGGTCGTCCGCTACAAAATGGTGATTCCCAAGGAGACTCCCGTGAAGTTCGATTACATGGTCAATCAGTTCGACGGGAAGTGGGAGATCATCAACATCGTCGTCGATGGCATCAGCGATTTGGCGCTGAAAAAGGCCCAGTACACCAGCGTCATCGACCGTGAAGGCTTCGATGTACTGATGACCAAGCTGACCCAGAAAATTACGGACTACGCCAACAACGACAATAACTCCAAGAGCTGAGGCCATTACGGAAAATGGGCAACAAAAAAGGCATCCCGCGGGATGCCTTTTTTTTTGCGTCTGTCGAAACGGGCTTTCAGTACAGCGGTTCCCGATAGAACATCAGGAAGTTGCCGATGATGAACATGGCCAGGATCGACAGGAAGCCGGCGACGTGCCCTTCGTCGAACCCGCCTGCGGTCCTCGAAGAGGACGCGGGCGCCGCTGCCAGCCTCAGTTCCAGCCAGCGTCCACTGGCGACGACGACCGCCAGCAAACCCATCGCGGTGTGCGTCGACTGGATCAGATATTCGCTCTTGAGCTCGAACTCCGCGTGCGAGTGGGTCAGCAGCAGGATGCCGCCGAACGCGCTCAGCACCGGGAACATGTAGCGTAGCCGATCCGCATCGGGCCGGGTCCGGGCGCGCAGTTCGAGGACCCCGAGCAGAAACGCCAGCAGTGTCGCGATGCGGTGCTGGAACACCTCGCCGTTGCCGAAAGTGCTCTCCCAAAAGCCGATGGGACCGAGCGGCCAGGTTTCCGCATCGCTGCGGAAGAACAGGAAGATGCTCAATCCGATGAAGCCCACCGGCCAATAGTGTGTCCAGCGGAAACGCCCCGTGTAGGACAGCATCGCCACCAGGCACATGCCGGTGAGAAAAATGCCGGAGATGTTGTGGTTGTAGTCCGACCACTCGGTGGCGGCGACCGACGGGACTTTGTCCACCACGGCGACTCGGCCCGCTTCCCCGGCCAGAAGCTGCTCGTGCGTCGGTGAGCTGATTTTCGGCAGGCGCGGCGCGAACATGTAGGCCACCTCGGAGACGGTCGCGGTGGTGTCCTTGATGTCCACCGATGGCGGCTGGGAAGACAGCGTCGCGGCGACGAACAGCACGCCCACCAGGACGAAGGTCTCGGCCTCGATGAAATAGGGCACTTTGCCGGTCAGGTCGGCCGAGGCACCACGCAGCTTCCATTCCTTCCCCGCCTTGTGGTTGCGGTAGGCGAAATAGAGCGCGCCGCCCATCAGCGCAACCTTGGTCGCCACTAGGGCGCCGTAACCGGTGCCGAACAGCCCGTCCAGCGAGCCGATGTATTCGACGGCCAGAGGCAGGCCGGTGGAAAGCAGCAGCAGCACGGAGGCTGCGCCCAGCCAGCCGAAGCGCGTGATCGCCAGCGGCCAGAAGTGGTGCGCCGCCTGCTCCGATCGCCGGGTATGCCACAGAAACAGAAGCTGGGCGACGCCGCCGAACCAGACCGCGGCGGCCAGCTGGTGGATTACCGTCATGACCATGAGTTGTTCGCGGTGCTCGAAACGCCCGACGCCATGGACCAGCCAGGCGCCGCTGATCACCAGCGGCACGGTCAGGACGGCCGCGGTGTTCCAGGCGGGGCGGTTGTGGGGCGCGGCGCTGAGCTGCACCGCCAGGTAGACGAACCCGCACGAGAGAACGAAGCGAAGCAGGCCGGCGATGAACTGCACCGTGCCCAGGTAGGCGCCGAGAGGGAAATCGCCGAGCGTCGCGGCGAGCAGCAGGCCCTTGATCAATAGCTTGGTGCCTTGCATGGCGGCCAGCGTGATCGCGCCGCCTTTCAGTATGCGGACACAGATGGCGACCACCGGTTCCGGCGCGCTGACGCCGGCCGAGGATCTGTCCCAAATCCGCAGAATCCAGGCCGCCCAGATCAGGCTGCCGACGATCAGCGCATAGCTGATGAGCATCAAGCCGCCGAGGAAATCATCGATGAAATTGGCCAGGCCTTGTAGGAACATGTGTTGTACGACCTCGAACTAGGGGTTGTCGACGCGGAACCGGATCACGTTTTCGGTGAAGTGGCCGTCTGCCGCGAACACCTTGTATTTCAGCGCATAATCGCCGGGTTCCAGCGGGGGGATATCGACCAGCATCTCGCCCGCCTTCTTGCCGTTGGCGATGTTGACCGGGTGGAACACGTCGCCCTTGCTGACCAGAAAGACCCGCGACAGGGCGAGTTCGACCCCGGAGTTGAAAAACAGCACCACCTTGGTCGGATGGTTGGCCTTCACCGGGTGGCTGGTCAGCGAGGATTCGGTGACGACGGCATGGCTCCAGGCCTTGGGAGTGAGCGCGAGCAGGCACAGGGCGACCGCCGGCATGAGCCGTCCGGATCGTTTGATGGTACGTGGGAACATGGCTACCTGGCGTGTGTAGGTGAAGGGTCAGCCGGCCTTGGCTTTCAGGGCGTGGCTGGTCAGGTTCTTGCCCAGGTCCCAGATGGCGCCGGGGACCTTGTGGCAATCGGCGATGACCGCATCCATGGCCTGGAGTATCCAGTCGGCGTCCTTCTGGCCGATCACCAGCGGTGGCAGGAACTTGACCACGTTCATGCCATGCCCCGCCACCTGGCTCAGAATGCGGTGAGTCTTGAACAGCGGAATGGTGATCATCTGGCTGAACAGCCCCTTGTTGGCGGTTTCCAGCAGGCTCCAGGCGGCCTTGAGCGAAAAGCTGCGGGGGGCGCCGAACTCGACCGCGATCATCATGCCTTTGCCGCGCACCGCATGCAGCAGCTCGTAACGGTCGGCCATCGCCCTGATTCCGGAAGTGATCCGGTCGCCGATCCGCGCCGCATTTTCGACCAGGCCTTCCTCGTCGATGACGTCGAGAGTGGCGATGCCGGCCGCCATCGCCATGTTGTTCTTGGAAAACGTGGAGCCGTGCACCACGGCGCGATCCATCCGGTTGAACACGGCTTCCATGATGGGCTTCTTCATGGCGACGGCGCCGACCGGGATGAACCCGCCGGAGAGCGCCTTGGCCATCAGGATCATGTCGGGTTCGACGCCCCAGTGTTCGATGGCCCAGAATTTCCCGGTGCGGCCGATGCCGGTCTGGATCTCGTCCGCGACGAATAGCGTGCCGTGCTTCCGGCACAAGCGGGCGGCCTCGGCCAGGTAGTCGTCGTCGGGCAGGTTGACGCCCTTGCCCTGGATCGGCTCGACGATGAAGGCGGCCACGTCGCCGTGGCGCAGGGCTGCTTCGAGGGCACCCAGGTCGTTGAACGGCACGGCGATGCAGGCCGGCAGCAATGGACCGAAGCCGTCGCGGAACACCTGTTCGCCGTTCAGCGACAGCGCGCCGAGGGTGAGGCCGTGGAAGCCGTGCTCGCAATACACGATTTTTTCCCGCTTGGTGGTGTAGCGGGCGAACTTGATGGCCGCTTCCACCGCCTCGGCGCCGGAGTTGCAGTAGAACATCCGCGACAGATCGCCGGGGCAGCGCTGTAGGATCTTTTCCGACAGCAGGCCGCTCAGGAGCGATACGTCCATCTGGACCAGATCGGGAAGCTGGGCATCCAGCACGTCCTTGAGCGCCTCGACCACCTTGGGATGGTTGCGGCCCAGGGCGAACACGCCGAAGCCGCTGAGAAGGTCCAGGTACGCCTGGTCCTTGTCATCGTACAAGTAGGGGCCTTGTGCCCGGACGTACACCCGGTCGTACCCGATCGTCTTCAATACCCGGACCATCTGGGTGTTGAGATGTTTCTCGTGCAGATCGAAATTTTCGCCTCTCCGATCCCTCAGCAGGTCGGCAATACGACTCGACATCAACAACCTCTGGTTTCGTAAATGGTCAAATTTCGCATTCTACACTAAGCCCGTCCGGCCTTGACCCGGCGGGCGGCGAAAGCGGGCAGTACCACCAGCGCGCACACCAGCGACAGCATCAGGCCGATCGCCAGCAGTATGCCCATGGACGACATGCCGGGATGCGGGGTGAAGGCGAGGCTGGCGAAGCTGAACACGGTGGTCAGGGCGCCATAGAACACGCCTTTGGCTTCGCTGGAATCCAGCAGGGCGTCATGCTGGGACTTCAGGTAATGCAGCCGGTGCGCCATGTGGATGCCGTTGTCGACGCCGAGGCCGAACAGGAGCGGCAGGGCGATGATGTTGGCGAAATTGAAGGGCACGTGGATGAGCACCGTCGCGGCTGCGGTGAACAGCGAGGCGAGCAGCAAGGGCAGCAGGACCAGCAGCGTATCCTTGATGTTTCTCAGGACCAGGAGCAGCAATAGGGTGATCGCGGCAAGCGCCGTGCCGAAAGCCTGCCCGAATGCGACGATCACGGCGTTCATCGACTCCAGATAGGTCACCGGCAGGTCGGTGACGTCGGGGTCCACCGTCTGCGCCTCCCGGATGAATTCCCGCAGATTGTCCAGGTCGTTGAGGTCGTTTCTGGGGAATATCTGCAGCCGGTAAAGCCCGTTCTTGCTGATCCAGCGCTCACGGATGTCCGCCGGCAGGGAGTCCAGGGTGATCGGTCTCGCTTCGAGACCGGTGTTCAGATTGGCGATGGTTTTCCTCAGGCCGCCCAGAACGCTTTTTTCGAGCGCATCGAGGCGGGGTTGGGCCGCCTCAGGGGGCAGCGCCTGCAAATCCTCGAGGAGTTTTTCAAGGGTGCCGTCGAGTTCAACGATGTCGGGATCCGGGCTTTTTTCGAGCCGCTTGCGGAGCGCGACGTGCAGTTTTTCCAGCGTATGCAGAGTCGGCTTCGCCGCAGCGGCGGCGGGGAAATTCTGCAACTGAGGTCCGAGCACCAGGGCCAGATCGCCGATGGTGGCCAGTTTTTCCTCCTGCCGGTCGGGGACGAAATCGAAGATGCTGCGCACGCTGTCGACGGAGGCCAGCCTCTCGAACCTACGAATCCGGTCGTGCGCGTCCTCCTCGTTGGCCGCGAGCGAAGCCAACGTCATCGGCGAGGTGTCGCGGGATTTCAGCAGATACTTGAAAGTCTTGACCGACTCGGTGGTCGGGTCGCGCAGGTTGATCGGGTTGAAATCGATGACGATCCGGCTCAGCAGGGCGCCGGCCGCGATTCCCAGGATCAGGGTCAGTATCCGGATCGGTCCGGCATAGCGCATCGGCCAGTTGGAAAGCAGCGCCCGAGTCAGGGCGCGCGGTCGGTGCTGGGCGGCCCGGCGGGAGGGCTGGTAGGGCAGGATGTTCATGATCGCCGGCAGCACCGTGAAGGTAGTGGCCAGGGCGATGAACATGCTGGTGCCGGCGATGATGCCCAGTTCGGCAACGCCGGAATAGGCCGTCGGGATGAATGCGTAGAGGCCGATGGCCGCGGTCAGCGTGCACAGGAGCAGCGCCGAGCCTGTCGACGCGAAGGTTTCGCGCAGGGCGGCCCGTTGCGGCATGCCCCGCAGGATGAGTTCCCGGTAACGCAGGCAGAAATGGGACGAATAAGCGTCCCCCATGCCGATGAACAGCACGGTGAAGGAGATCGAGATCAGGTTGAGCTGGCCGATCGCGAAGGTGGCGAAACCCATGGAAAACACCAGGCCCATGCCCAGCGTCAGGAAAGTGGCGAACATCAGCTTGAACGAACGGTAGGCCAGCCATAGCGTGAGGCAGACCAGCACCGCCGATGCCTCGCCGGCGAGGGTGACGCTCTCCTGTACCGTCAGCATTTCCTCGTGTTCCAGGACGACTTCGCCCGTCTTCCGCACCTGGACATCGGACAACGCATCGGTGCGAATCTCGTTGATGGCATCGTCGATGGTGGCTATGGCCCTTGCCGCCGGCATCAGCTCCTCGAAGAAGAGTTTCGGCCGGATGACGATGAAACGCTTGGTGATGCCAAGACCGTCCTTCTCCCCCATGATCAGCTGTTGCCAGGACAGACGGTAGGGACGGTTGTCCACGGCGGCTTGAAACGCTTCATTGAGACGGCGGGTGAATGCGCCCAATTCCACGGGAAGGTCCGATTCCTTGGCATCCAGCGCCTGGACGTAGATGCCGAAGAAGCCGTCGAGGCTGTTGTCCTCGGCCAGCCTTCCGAAGAACGGCTGGGCGGCGGAAAGATCCTGGCTGACCTTTTCCAGGTCTTCCAGGCTCAGGTACAAGAGGCCGTTGCGGGCGAAGAAGTCGCCGCCGTCGGGCACATAGACCGACTCGATCGTCGCCGGTTGCCCGGCCAGCTTCTGCTGCAGCGCGTCGACGGCATCGGAAGCCTGTTCTGGCGTCCGGCCCTCGACCAACAGCACGATGGTGGAGACGTCCTGGGGGAATTCGGTTTCGAACCGGATCCTGTTTTTCTGGAACGGCAGTTCCGTCGAGATCGTGTCCGCCGTGTTGGTGTTCACGGTCAGGTTTTTCATCGTGTATTGCAGCGTCAGGCCGCAGGCGGCGAGCGCGACGAACACGACCAGCCAGGGATGGCTCAGAACCCTGGCTTCCCAGCCGTGCATCAGGCGGATGAGAAAACTTGCCCGGGCTTCCGGCGTGACGGTCTGTTTTCCTTTGGACATTGCTCAAGTCAGAATTTTCCGGGCGCGTGCAGATGGGGCCTCATCGCGCGCAGGGTTGCCGATGCCGCCCTGAAAGCCAGAGCCAGCCGAATCAAGTCGGGAATTTCCGAAGGCCGCCGGGCCAGATGGGCCATGAGCCGCGGAAGCCGGGTATTGCCGTGCGGGTCGAGCGCATCGAGCACGCTGCGGGGAAT from Methylococcus geothermalis encodes:
- a CDS encoding sulfite exporter TauE/SafE family protein; translation: MNSTNAANRQSIASPSAWLRRPGAIVLGILGVILILFLDERMGALAQMPTLGRDMNYWLLFVTGLLTGFHCVGMCGALVLAYATQPGSGGKPSPLSHLLYGTGKTLSYTTIGAVFGLIGSIFSFSPVLRGAIGIAAGLFLILFSLGMLRWVPALSHFQIKTPGFLLRFIGTQSRQSHSPFVIGLLNGLMIICGPLQAMYIMAAGTGSPVEGALLMFFFGLGTLPVMLSFGWFAALISAGLKPKLVRFSGVIVLILGILMVNRGLKASESGFDFHSLLVGLSGFTESRWGFVLATPDAPMPQDLSGMHHNH
- a CDS encoding heavy metal translocating P-type ATPase metal-binding domain-containing protein; amino-acid sequence: MDTEPRVCDLCSLPVIPPGFPLNTTSGLKVFCCEGCQGIYRMLHEADILVEAAASHAEGPDLPHSNK
- a CDS encoding cation transporter, yielding MSLKKQIILRYSGAGHVRFDLPAELCEASARAQIESALRALDGVYRVSLSPGSRKLSVRFDIAVCDLKTIGRRLAQLVDAGVGQAGRVQGAVSVSVGRPLGWLRQKAQEAGETLAAMKIVARRTMKNSPKLLTPARERGFIEFFNDVLVLYLIKLHWHLITQHWLRQPLRYRYEWMAVFYMIFLLVRSRRPRNV
- a CDS encoding heavy metal translocating P-type ATPase, with the translated sequence MSDVAGSGISTPRATPAPFAHAWPHLEVVHALRRRVRIQAPALRKDPERCYLLQILLLKHSGVRSVRVAADLGSVAIRFNPDQLPRANLLQVADHLIASLGRRKQAPEALGGAGSEGGPVREWQFAIEGMTCVSCALLIEMMLKRQPGIRDVSVNFATETATVRAVLSRDAVMAAIARIGYRAQAADSIVQRKLMVAREAERLRQARRQALVSALLSAPVVVLGMVMPHGRVWAWLSAILTTPVVLGSGRSFFSKAWRLAAQGTANMDSLVALGVGAAYGSSVAALLTRRGELYFEAAAAIVSFVLYGRYLEETTRGRAHEAIRRLLDLQPATATLLRDGEEFEVPVESLKVGEVVRVRPGDRLPTDGEVLAGTSGVDESMVTGESVPVIKRPGDRVIGGCVNGTGALQVRVTAVGEDTVLAGIIHMVGQAQSSKLPIQKTVDRVSAVFVPTVLVISAGTFIGWTWLGAPVARAFANAIAVLLIACPCALGLATPAAIMVGTGQAARKGIFIRNGESLEMASKLTAVVFDKTGTITEGKPEVTDIVRFSRLGEPRLLGLAAAAEIDSEHFLARAIVRKAQEAGADSLVSQEFDSVPGRGIRARIDRREVLIGNAEWLAEAGIDLAAALQAASSLAEQGKTPVFMALDGKLAAVFGIADRPRELARTAIERLQDLNVRTLMVTGDVEAAAQHIAQQVGIAEVTARARPEQKLEIIRALQEQGERVGMIGDGVNDAPALAAADVSFAIGSGTDVAIQTADMIISQGDISRVADGMALSQFTLRVVHQNLAWAFGYNTIAIPLAVMGRLSPMIAAGAMAFSSVSVVLNSLRLQRQ
- a CDS encoding HpnM family protein, translated to MLLRILGGLALALMLSAGRVATADTGTEAARMVVDKLNGALIDVMKNAKQLGYQGRYKKLDPVVREVFQFEAVAQIALGSHWKTLSDEQKREFVKKLTELSIATYAAQFNSYGGEQFQYDSDQVVKPDRVVVRYKMVIPKETPVKFDYMVNQFDGKWEIINIVVDGISDLALKKAQYTSVIDREGFDVLMTKLTQKITDYANNDNNSKS
- a CDS encoding copper resistance D family protein, giving the protein MFLQGLANFIDDFLGGLMLISYALIVGSLIWAAWILRIWDRSSAGVSAPEPVVAICVRILKGGAITLAAMQGTKLLIKGLLLAATLGDFPLGAYLGTVQFIAGLLRFVLSCGFVYLAVQLSAAPHNRPAWNTAAVLTVPLVISGAWLVHGVGRFEHREQLMVMTVIHQLAAAVWFGGVAQLLFLWHTRRSEQAAHHFWPLAITRFGWLGAASVLLLLSTGLPLAVEYIGSLDGLFGTGYGALVATKVALMGGALYFAYRNHKAGKEWKLRGASADLTGKVPYFIEAETFVLVGVLFVAATLSSQPPSVDIKDTTATVSEVAYMFAPRLPKISSPTHEQLLAGEAGRVAVVDKVPSVAATEWSDYNHNISGIFLTGMCLVAMLSYTGRFRWTHYWPVGFIGLSIFLFFRSDAETWPLGPIGFWESTFGNGEVFQHRIATLLAFLLGVLELRARTRPDADRLRYMFPVLSAFGGILLLTHSHAEFELKSEYLIQSTHTAMGLLAVVVASGRWLELRLAAAPASSSRTAGGFDEGHVAGFLSILAMFIIGNFLMFYREPLY
- a CDS encoding copper resistance CopC family protein, with translation MPAVALCLLALTPKAWSHAVVTESSLTSHPVKANHPTKVVLFFNSGVELALSRVFLVSKGDVFHPVNIANGKKAGEMLVDIPPLEPGDYALKYKVFAADGHFTENVIRFRVDNP